A genomic window from Klebsiella quasipneumoniae subsp. quasipneumoniae includes:
- the ypfM gene encoding protein YpfM, whose protein sequence is MIEHELGNWKDFIEGMLRK, encoded by the coding sequence ATGATTGAACATGAACTGGGGAACTGGAAAGATTTTATTGAAGGCATGCTTCGTAAATAA
- the acrD gene encoding multidrug efflux RND transporter permease AcrD, with the protein MANFFIDRPIFAWVLAILLCLTGTLAILSLPVEQYPDLAPPNVRVTANYPGASAQTLENTVTQVIEQNMTGLDNLMYMSSQSSATGQATITLSFTAGTDPDEAVQQVQNQLQSAMRKLPQAVQNQGVTVRKTGDTNILTLAFVSTDGSMDKQDIADYVASNIQDPLSRVNGVGDIDAYGSQYSMRIWLDPAKLNSFQLTTKDVTDAISSQNAQIAVGQLGGTPSVDKQALNATINSQSLLQTPEQFRNITLRVNQDGSEVTLGDVATVEMGAEKYDYLSRYNRQAASGLGIKLASGANEMATAERVIARLNELSQYFPHGLEYKVAYETTSFVKASITDVVKTLLEAILLVFLVMYLFLQNFRATLIPTIAVPVVLMGTFAVLYACGYSINTLTMFAMVLAIGLLVDDAIVVVENVERIMSEEGLSPREATRKSMGQIQGALVGIAMVLSAVFVPMAFFGGTTGAIYRQFSITIVAAMVLSVLVAMILTPALCATLLKPVKPGESHERKGFFGWFNRTFNRSASRYETFVGKILHRSLRWMLIYVVLLGGMVFLFLHLPTSFLPLEDRGMFTTSVQLPSGSTQQQTLKVVQKAEDYFLINEKQNVESVFATVGSGPGGNGQNVARMFVRLKDWDQRDPQTGSSFAIIERATKAFNQINEARVIASSPPAISGLGSSAGFDMELEDHAGKGHDALMAARDTLLELAGKNPLLTRVRHNGLDDSPQLQVDIDQRKAQALGVSIDDINDTLQTAWGSSYVNDFMDRGRVKKVYVQAAAKYRMLPDDINLWYVRNSSGTMVPFSAFATSRWETGSPRLERYNGYSAVEIVGEAAPGISTGTAMDMMEKLAAQLPTGFGLEWTAMSYQERLSGAQAPALYAISLLVVFLCLAALYESWSVPFSVMLVVPLGVIGALLATWMRGLENDVYFQVGLLTVIGLSAKNAILIVEFANELNEKGQDLLSATLSACRQRLRPILMTSLAFIFGVLPMATSTGAGSGSQHAVGTGVMGGMISATVLAIFFVPLFFVLVRRRFPLKERPQ; encoded by the coding sequence ATGGCGAATTTCTTTATCGATCGCCCCATTTTTGCGTGGGTGCTGGCAATCCTGTTATGCCTGACGGGCACCCTTGCCATTTTGTCGCTACCGGTTGAACAGTATCCCGATCTGGCCCCGCCGAATGTGCGGGTCACGGCCAACTATCCCGGCGCTTCCGCGCAAACCCTGGAGAATACCGTCACCCAGGTTATCGAACAGAATATGACCGGCCTCGATAACCTGATGTATATGTCATCCCAGAGCAGCGCCACCGGCCAGGCGACCATCACCCTCAGTTTTACCGCCGGTACCGACCCGGACGAAGCCGTGCAGCAGGTGCAAAACCAGCTGCAGTCGGCGATGCGTAAACTGCCGCAGGCGGTGCAAAACCAGGGGGTAACGGTGCGCAAGACTGGCGATACCAATATCCTGACCCTCGCCTTCGTCTCCACCGACGGCAGTATGGATAAACAGGATATCGCCGACTACGTCGCCAGTAACATTCAGGACCCGCTCAGCCGCGTCAACGGCGTAGGGGATATCGACGCCTACGGCTCGCAATACTCAATGCGCATCTGGCTCGATCCGGCAAAGCTCAATAGCTTCCAGCTGACCACCAAGGATGTTACCGACGCCATCAGTTCGCAGAACGCCCAGATTGCCGTCGGCCAGCTCGGCGGCACGCCTTCCGTCGATAAGCAGGCGCTGAACGCCACCATCAACTCGCAATCTCTGCTGCAAACCCCGGAACAGTTTCGCAATATCACCCTGCGCGTCAATCAGGATGGTTCAGAAGTGACCCTCGGCGATGTCGCTACCGTGGAGATGGGGGCGGAGAAGTACGACTATCTTAGCCGCTATAACCGCCAGGCCGCCTCTGGCCTGGGAATTAAGCTCGCCTCCGGCGCCAACGAAATGGCCACCGCGGAGCGCGTGATCGCTCGCCTCAATGAGCTGTCGCAGTATTTCCCGCACGGGCTGGAATATAAAGTCGCCTACGAGACCACCTCCTTCGTGAAGGCTTCCATTACCGACGTGGTGAAAACCCTGCTGGAGGCGATCCTGCTGGTTTTCCTCGTGATGTATCTGTTCCTGCAGAACTTCCGCGCCACCCTGATCCCGACCATCGCCGTGCCGGTGGTGCTGATGGGCACCTTCGCGGTGCTTTATGCCTGTGGCTACAGCATCAACACCCTGACGATGTTCGCGATGGTGCTGGCTATCGGCCTGCTGGTGGATGACGCCATCGTGGTGGTGGAAAACGTTGAGCGCATCATGAGCGAGGAAGGCCTGTCGCCGCGGGAAGCCACCCGCAAATCGATGGGACAAATTCAGGGCGCGCTGGTGGGGATCGCGATGGTGCTGTCGGCGGTGTTTGTGCCGATGGCCTTCTTCGGCGGCACCACCGGCGCTATCTATCGCCAGTTCTCAATTACTATCGTCGCGGCGATGGTCCTCTCGGTGCTGGTGGCCATGATCCTCACCCCGGCCCTTTGCGCTACCCTGCTCAAACCGGTTAAGCCAGGTGAATCTCATGAGAGAAAAGGCTTCTTCGGCTGGTTCAACCGCACCTTTAACCGCAGCGCCAGCCGCTATGAAACCTTCGTCGGCAAAATTCTTCATCGCTCACTGCGCTGGATGCTGATCTACGTCGTTCTGCTCGGCGGGATGGTGTTCCTGTTCCTGCATCTGCCCACCTCATTCCTGCCGCTGGAGGATCGGGGGATGTTCACCACCTCGGTACAGTTGCCGAGCGGCAGCACCCAACAGCAGACGCTGAAAGTGGTGCAGAAAGCGGAAGATTACTTCCTCATTAACGAGAAGCAAAACGTGGAGTCGGTGTTCGCTACCGTTGGCTCCGGCCCCGGCGGCAACGGGCAGAACGTAGCCCGTATGTTCGTGCGCCTCAAAGACTGGGACCAGCGCGATCCGCAAACCGGCTCCTCCTTTGCCATTATTGAACGCGCCACCAAAGCGTTTAATCAGATCAACGAAGCCCGGGTCATCGCCAGCAGCCCGCCGGCGATCAGCGGCCTCGGCAGTTCGGCAGGCTTCGATATGGAGCTGGAAGATCACGCCGGTAAGGGGCACGATGCGCTGATGGCGGCGCGCGATACGCTGCTTGAGCTGGCGGGTAAAAACCCGCTGTTGACCCGGGTCCGGCATAACGGGCTCGACGACAGCCCGCAGCTGCAGGTCGATATCGATCAGCGTAAAGCTCAGGCGCTGGGCGTCTCCATTGACGACATCAACGATACGCTGCAAACCGCGTGGGGGTCGAGCTACGTCAACGACTTTATGGATCGCGGGAGGGTGAAGAAAGTCTACGTCCAGGCGGCGGCGAAATATCGAATGCTGCCTGACGATATCAATCTCTGGTACGTCCGCAACAGCAGCGGCACGATGGTGCCGTTCTCGGCCTTCGCCACCTCGCGCTGGGAAACCGGCTCGCCGCGTCTGGAGCGCTACAATGGCTATTCGGCGGTGGAGATCGTCGGTGAGGCGGCGCCGGGCATCAGTACCGGTACCGCGATGGACATGATGGAGAAACTGGCCGCGCAGCTGCCAACCGGCTTTGGCCTCGAATGGACCGCCATGTCCTATCAGGAACGCCTCTCCGGCGCTCAGGCGCCGGCCCTGTACGCGATTTCTCTGCTGGTGGTGTTCCTGTGCCTGGCGGCGCTGTACGAGAGCTGGTCGGTGCCGTTCTCGGTGATGCTGGTGGTCCCGCTCGGGGTGATTGGCGCCCTGCTGGCGACCTGGATGCGCGGCCTGGAGAATGACGTTTACTTCCAGGTGGGCCTGTTGACGGTGATCGGCCTGTCGGCGAAAAACGCCATTCTGATCGTCGAGTTCGCCAATGAGCTCAACGAGAAAGGCCAGGATCTGCTCAGCGCCACGCTGTCGGCCTGCCGTCAGCGCCTGCGCCCCATTCTGATGACCTCGCTGGCGTTTATCTTCGGCGTCCTGCCGATGGCCACCAGCACCGGAGCCGGCTCCGGCAGCCAGCATGCGGTCGGTACCGGGGTGATGGGCGGGATGATCTCCGCCACCGTGCTGGCCATCTTTTTCGTACCGCTGTTCTTTGTGCTGGTGCGCCGCCGCTTTCCGCTGAAGGAGCGTCCGCAATAA
- the aegA gene encoding formate-dependent uric acid utilization protein AegA has protein sequence MNHFILSDSRKCIGCQACEVACVMAHNEEQHALTPQRFLPRITVIKAEGQRNAITCRHCEDAPCLRSCPNGAIAQTGDSVQVCQEKCIGCKSCMVACPFGVMQVVVTPQAAGQVKTSAQKCDLCAGREAGPACVENCPAQALSLADDETLTTLARQRRLRSACQEAQPWQRGAAPARQPDAGEKARQMAMTPPRGEPDKLAAEARKSHFEEIYQPFTPTQARQQAARCLKCGEHSICEWTCPLHNHIPQWVELVKAGDIAAAVALSHQTNCLPEITGRVCPQDRLCEGACTLRDESGAVTIGNIERFISDQALASGWRPDLSQVKPSGKRVAIIGAGPAGLACADVLVRHGVQPVVFDRHPEIGGLLTFGIPAFKLDKSLLARRRAIFCEMGVHFELNCEVGKDIPLATLLAEYDTVFVGAGTYRSMKAGLPNEEAPGVYDALPFLIANTKQVMGLTESAQEPYVNTAGLNVVVLGGGDTAMDCVRTALRHGARQVTCAYRRDEANMPGSKKEVKNAREEGALFEFNVQPVTLELDENGRVNGVRFLRTELGAPDAGGRRRPTPIPGSEFVMPAEAVIMAFGFHPHRMPWLEAAGVALDSQGRIKAGVESRYRYQTSQEKIFAGGDAVRGADLVVTAMAEGRHAAQGILDYLGLKTTPLH, from the coding sequence ATGAACCACTTTATATTGAGCGATAGCCGAAAATGTATCGGTTGCCAGGCCTGCGAAGTGGCCTGCGTAATGGCGCATAACGAGGAGCAACATGCGCTGACCCCGCAGCGCTTTTTGCCCCGTATCACCGTGATTAAAGCAGAAGGGCAGCGTAACGCCATCACCTGCCGCCACTGCGAAGACGCCCCCTGCCTCCGCAGCTGCCCCAACGGCGCCATCGCCCAGACTGGCGACAGCGTTCAGGTCTGTCAGGAGAAATGCATTGGCTGTAAATCCTGCATGGTGGCCTGCCCGTTCGGGGTGATGCAGGTCGTGGTCACGCCGCAGGCCGCAGGCCAGGTGAAAACCAGCGCGCAAAAATGCGATCTGTGCGCGGGCCGCGAGGCGGGACCGGCCTGTGTGGAAAACTGTCCGGCGCAGGCGCTGAGCCTCGCCGACGATGAGACATTGACCACGCTGGCCAGGCAGCGGCGTCTGCGATCGGCCTGCCAGGAGGCGCAGCCGTGGCAGCGCGGCGCGGCCCCCGCCAGGCAGCCCGACGCTGGCGAGAAGGCCAGGCAAATGGCGATGACGCCGCCGCGCGGAGAGCCGGATAAGCTGGCGGCGGAGGCGCGTAAGAGCCACTTTGAGGAGATCTATCAGCCGTTCACCCCGACGCAGGCCCGGCAGCAGGCCGCCCGCTGCCTGAAATGTGGAGAACACAGCATCTGTGAATGGACCTGTCCACTGCATAACCACATTCCGCAGTGGGTCGAGCTGGTGAAGGCAGGGGATATCGCCGCCGCGGTCGCCCTGTCCCATCAGACCAACTGTCTGCCGGAGATCACCGGCCGCGTCTGCCCTCAGGACCGGCTGTGTGAGGGCGCCTGCACCCTGCGCGATGAAAGCGGCGCGGTCACCATCGGCAATATTGAGCGATTTATATCCGACCAGGCGCTGGCCAGCGGCTGGCGTCCGGACCTCTCGCAGGTTAAGCCGAGCGGCAAACGGGTGGCGATTATCGGCGCCGGACCGGCCGGGCTGGCCTGCGCCGATGTGCTGGTGCGCCACGGCGTACAGCCGGTGGTCTTTGACCGTCATCCGGAGATCGGCGGCCTGCTGACCTTCGGCATTCCGGCGTTCAAGCTGGATAAGTCACTGTTGGCCCGGCGGCGGGCGATTTTCTGCGAGATGGGCGTCCACTTTGAGCTCAACTGCGAGGTGGGGAAAGATATCCCCCTGGCGACGCTGCTGGCTGAGTATGACACGGTGTTCGTCGGCGCCGGAACCTATCGCTCCATGAAGGCCGGCCTGCCGAATGAAGAGGCGCCCGGGGTCTACGATGCGCTGCCGTTTCTTATCGCCAACACCAAACAGGTGATGGGGCTGACGGAATCGGCGCAGGAGCCTTATGTCAACACCGCCGGGCTGAACGTGGTGGTGCTGGGCGGCGGCGATACGGCGATGGACTGCGTGCGCACCGCGCTGCGCCATGGCGCCCGCCAGGTGACTTGCGCCTATCGGCGGGATGAAGCCAACATGCCGGGCTCGAAAAAAGAGGTCAAAAACGCCCGCGAAGAGGGGGCGCTCTTTGAGTTTAATGTCCAGCCGGTGACGCTTGAGCTGGACGAGAACGGACGGGTGAACGGGGTTCGCTTTTTGCGCACCGAGCTTGGCGCTCCGGACGCCGGCGGAAGACGCCGCCCGACGCCGATCCCCGGCAGCGAGTTTGTTATGCCGGCAGAGGCGGTGATCATGGCCTTTGGCTTCCACCCGCACCGCATGCCCTGGCTGGAAGCGGCCGGGGTGGCGCTGGACAGCCAGGGGCGGATAAAAGCCGGAGTGGAGAGCCGTTACCGTTATCAGACCAGTCAGGAGAAGATCTTTGCCGGCGGCGATGCCGTACGCGGCGCCGACCTGGTGGTAACGGCGATGGCGGAAGGCCGTCACGCGGCGCAGGGGATCCTTGACTATCTGGGGCTGAAAACGACGCCGCTTCACTGA
- the nudK gene encoding GDP-mannose pyrophosphatase NudK encodes MSLNIHVIKDKILSENWFVLRNMTYELTRADGSVVRHKREVYDRGNGATVLLYNRHKQTVVLVRQFRVATWVNGNHDGMLIETCAGLLDNDEPEACIRKEAVEETGYEVGEVRKLFELFMSPGGVTEVVHFFIAEYSDAQRTTSGGGVDDEAIEVLELPFSQALQMVADGEIRDGKAVILLQYLQTSGLMSGNSDKSD; translated from the coding sequence ATGTCACTCAATATTCACGTCATTAAAGATAAAATCCTCTCTGAGAACTGGTTCGTACTACGCAACATGACCTATGAGCTGACGCGGGCGGACGGCAGCGTCGTGCGCCACAAACGCGAGGTCTACGATCGCGGCAATGGCGCCACCGTGCTGCTGTATAACCGCCATAAGCAGACGGTGGTCCTGGTGCGTCAGTTCCGGGTCGCCACTTGGGTCAATGGTAATCATGACGGCATGCTGATTGAAACCTGCGCCGGGCTGCTGGACAACGACGAGCCGGAGGCCTGCATTCGGAAAGAGGCGGTGGAAGAGACCGGCTATGAAGTGGGCGAGGTGCGAAAGCTGTTTGAGCTGTTTATGTCGCCAGGCGGCGTCACCGAAGTGGTGCATTTCTTTATCGCCGAGTACAGCGACGCCCAGCGAACCACCAGCGGCGGCGGGGTGGATGACGAAGCCATCGAGGTGCTGGAGCTGCCCTTTAGCCAGGCGCTACAGATGGTCGCTGATGGGGAGATCCGCGACGGGAAAGCGGTCATTCTGCTGCAGTATCTGCAAACCTCCGGCCTGATGTCGGGGAACTCTGACAAATCCGATTGA
- a CDS encoding DUF1176 domain-containing protein: protein MLFRIIFFLFLAVLPCSQAWSAPAQQRFNDWQVTCNNQNFCVTRNVGLHYGLVMTLSRSAGAATDASLRIELGGTGNPVATLAPIAPRLLLDGKPLSLTDKRWRIEDKLIKTDDSVTIDAFLQRVQEGKTLSLANGLQTISLQGLKAALLFIDARQKRVGSETAWVGKGEEPPLSVPPAPALRAVASAVTAQSPLGRDELNDLMDYGNERMSNSNCSLDPFRREIRVTALTDDKVLLMTSCESGAYNTVWLAWLVSRQRPYVARQVRLTLPFQPPGEAPREIELINASYDDRRHELVTLDKGRASGDCGIQTRWRFDGQRFSLSRYAQQPTCDNWQGPDAWPTLWITR, encoded by the coding sequence ATGCTTTTTCGCATCATTTTTTTCCTCTTTCTGGCGGTGCTGCCTTGCTCACAGGCATGGTCGGCACCGGCGCAGCAGCGCTTCAACGACTGGCAGGTCACCTGTAATAACCAAAATTTCTGCGTCACCCGCAACGTGGGGCTGCATTATGGTCTGGTGATGACCCTCAGCCGCAGCGCCGGGGCCGCTACTGACGCCAGCCTGCGTATCGAACTGGGCGGCACCGGCAATCCGGTGGCGACGCTCGCGCCGATAGCGCCGCGCCTGCTGCTGGATGGTAAACCGCTGTCCCTGACCGACAAGCGCTGGCGCATTGAAGATAAACTCATTAAAACCGACGACAGCGTGACGATCGATGCCTTCCTTCAGCGGGTCCAGGAGGGAAAAACCCTCTCGCTGGCCAACGGCCTGCAGACCATCTCCCTGCAGGGGCTAAAAGCGGCCCTGTTATTTATCGATGCCCGGCAAAAGCGGGTGGGCAGCGAAACGGCCTGGGTCGGCAAAGGGGAGGAGCCGCCGCTCAGCGTACCGCCGGCGCCGGCGCTGCGCGCGGTGGCGAGCGCGGTCACGGCGCAGTCGCCGCTGGGACGTGATGAACTCAACGATCTGATGGATTACGGCAATGAGCGGATGAGCAACAGCAACTGCTCCCTCGATCCGTTCCGCCGCGAAATTCGCGTCACTGCGCTGACGGATGACAAAGTGCTGCTGATGACCAGCTGTGAATCCGGGGCGTACAACACCGTCTGGCTGGCCTGGCTGGTCTCCCGCCAGCGCCCGTATGTCGCCCGTCAGGTGCGGCTGACGCTGCCATTTCAGCCGCCCGGCGAGGCGCCGCGGGAGATTGAGCTGATTAACGCCAGCTATGATGACCGTCGTCATGAGCTGGTGACCCTGGACAAGGGGCGCGCGTCTGGCGATTGCGGGATCCAGACCCGCTGGCGTTTTGACGGCCAGCGGTTCAGCCTCTCCCGTTACGCACAGCAGCCGACGTGCGACAACTGGCAGGGGCCAGATGCCTGGCCCACGCTGTGGATCACCCGTTAA